A window of the Salvelinus sp. IW2-2015 linkage group LG37, ASM291031v2, whole genome shotgun sequence genome harbors these coding sequences:
- the trmt44 gene encoding probable tRNA (uracil-O(2)-)-methyltransferase, with translation MPKLFAITFTDKSNTGGFWSAIDVWIKKPHVVNKRLCGVKETQSKNVGFEELVNILLTHGSDTSESKDVLTFLNSGVELEHDKERLWSFCVRTFIPKVNCYGTTVHKDIILKDFNTQRVSFLPVEESEEGTASLRKNNIYQIHLLAEKSDEWTLELHLMRPDDWFSDGVAYPKLPWLGGELLPKLVRWATESKTSEFKSTLSLLPVEKYSIMYQQLKDKYKEMVKVWPEVTDPEKFVFEDVAIATYLLVLWGEERAVKGLTVKQSFVDLGCGNGLLVHILSNEGHPGKGIDVRKRKIWDMYGPQTHLEETAITPSDGFLFPGTDWLIGNHSDELTPWIPVIAARSSFSCRYFVLPCCFFDFYGKYQRRHCKKSQYKEYIDFISEVSTACGFNTEEDCLRIPSTKRVCLVGKSRSYQLSDEPQAEECRDKYIQGRQTCSGVTVRESNAEGEAEHHHDHSETDRIHGTNWGAGFQPRERIETVRNCAALPRDFVDGIVLRVATSLLGLTKDEGGDVPGSWNTGGRLSVREVAELLEQETLQVLKKECGGLQTLLKNNHQVFRVEGGMVHIRDWRVQAQRPRGLQGTRDVSKRKHLMSGALKTRACWFHVHHPHGCPLQAEECAFAHGPDDLRPSTRPLKKMKYSN, from the exons ATGCCGAAACTCTTTGcgataacatttacagacaaatCTAATACGGGAGGATTTTGGTCTGCCATTGATGTTTGGATAAAGAAACCACACGTTGTGAACAAACGTCTTTGTGGAGTCAAAGAGACACAGAGTAAGAATGTTGGCTTTGAAGAACTTGTAAACATTCTGCTAACTCATGGAAGTGATACTTCAGAGTCCAAGGATGTTCTTACTTTCTTGAATAGTGGCGTTGAACTCGAACATGACAAGGAGAGACTGTGGTCTTTTTGTGTGAGGACATTCATTCCTAAAGTAAACTGTTATGGCACAACTGTACATAAAGATATTATACTCAAAG ACTTTAACACTCAAAGAGTAAGCTTCTTACCAGTTGAAGAGAGTGAGGAAGGGACTGCCTCTTTACGGAAGAACAACATCTATCAGATACATCTCCTGGCTGAGAAGAGTGATGAATG GACACTAGAGTTACATCTCATGCGGCCTGATGACTGGTTCAGTGACGGGGTGGCCTACCCCAAACTGCCCTGGCTTGGTGGGGAGCTCCTGCCCAAACTGGTGCGCTGGGCCACGGAGAGTAAGACCAGTGAGTTCAAGAGCACGCTGTCTCTCCTGCCTGTAGAGAAGTACAGCATCATGTACCAACAGCTGAAAGACAAGTACAAGGAGATGGTCAAG GTATGGCCTGAAGTGACGGATCCAGAGAAGTTTGTCTTTGAAGATGTTGCCATCGCTACCTATCTTTTG GTCCTATGGGGCGAGGAGCGAGCAGTGAAGGGTCTGACCGTCAAACAGTCCTTTGTGGATCTTGGTTGTGGAAATGGTCTCCTGGTTCACATTCTAAGCAATGAAGGG CACCCTGGAAAGGGCATTGACGTGAGGAAAAGGAAGATCTGGGATATGTACGGCCCCCAAACACATCTAGAG GAAACGGCAATCACTCCCAGTGATGGCTTCTTATTCCCGGGCACAGACTGGCTGATTGGAAACCACTCGGACGAGCTCACACCGTGGATCCCCGTTATAGCGGCCAG GTCATCTTTCTCCTGCCGGTATTTTGTCCTGCCGTGCTGCTTCTTTGACTTCTATGGGAAGTACCAGCGGAGACACTGTAAGAAGTCCCAGTATAAGGAATACATTGACTTCATCTCTGAAGTCAGCACAGCCTGTGGGTTCAACACAGAGGAGGACTGCCTGAGAATCCCCTCCACAAAGCGG GTGTGTCTGGTAGGAAAGTCGAGGAGCTACCAGCTGTCGGATGAGCCGCAGGCAGAGGAGTGTAGAGACAAGTATATACAGGGTCGTCAGACCTGCTCCGGGGTCACAGTTCGAGAGTCAAACGCCGAGGGTGAAGCCGAGCACCACCACGACCACTCAGAGACTGACAGGATCCACGGCACCAACTGGGGAGCTGGATTCCAGCCCCGAGAGAGGATCGAGACAGTGCGGAACTGTGCCGCCCTTCCCCGGGACTTTGTAGATGGTATAGTCCTACGTGTGGCCACCTCTCTGCTGGGGTTGACCAAGGACGAAGGTGGGGATGTCCCCGGCAGCTGGAACACGGGAG gaaGGCTGTCCGTGAGAGAGGTGGCTGAGTTGTTGGAGCAGGAGACTCTGCAGGTCCTGAAGAAAGAATGTGGCGGTCTGCAGACCCTGCTCAAGAACAACCACCAGGTCTTCAGAG tgGAAGGTGGTATGGTCCACATCCGGGACTGGCGGGTACAGGCCCAGAGGCCTAGAGGGCTGCAGGGTACCAGGGATGTTTCTAAGCGGAAGCACCTAATGTCTGGTGCCCTGAAGACCCGGGCCTGCTGGTTCCACGTCCACCACCCTCACGGATGCCCACTGCAGGCCGAGGAGTGTGCCTTCGCCCATGGCCCAGACGATCTCCGACCTTCCACCAGACCACTCAAGAAAATGAAGTACTCCAACTGA